The following are encoded together in the Neofelis nebulosa isolate mNeoNeb1 chromosome 9, mNeoNeb1.pri, whole genome shotgun sequence genome:
- the SLC32A1 gene encoding vesicular inhibitory amino acid transporter, with translation MATLLRSKLSNVATTVSNKSQAKVSGMFARMGFQAATDEEAVGFAHCDDLDFEHRQGLQMDILKTEGEPCGDEGAEPPVEGDIHYQRGGGAPLPPSGSKDQALGAGGEFGGHDKPKITAWEAGWNVTNAIQGMFVLGLPYAILHGGYLGLFLIIFAAVVCCYTGKILIACLYEENEDGEVVRVRDSYVAIANACCAPRFPTLGGRVVNVAQIIELVMTCILYVVVSGNLMYNSFPGLPVSQKSWAIIATAVLLPCAFLKNLKAVSKFSLLCTLAHFVINILVIAYCLSRARDWAWEKVKFYIDVKKFPISIGIIVFSYTSQIFLPSLEGNMQQPSEFHCMMNWTHIAACVLKGLFALVAYLTWADETKEVITDNLPGSIRAVVNIFLVAKALLSYPLPFFAAVEVLEKSLFQEGSRAFFPACYGGDGRLKSWGLTLRCALVVFTLLMAIYVPHFALLMGLTGSLTGAGLCFLLPSLFHLRLLWRKLLWHQVFFDVAIFVIGGICSVSGFVHSLEGLIEAYRTNAED, from the exons ATGGCCACCCTTTTACGCAGCAAGCTGTCCAACGTGGCCACAACAGTGTCCAACAAGTCCCAGGCCAAGGTGAGCGGCATGTTCGCCAGGATGGGTTTTCAGGCGGCCACCGACGAGGAGGCGGTGGGTTTTGCTCACTGTGACGACCTCGACTTTGAGCACCGTCAGGGCCTGCAGATGGACATCCTGAAAACCGAGGGCGAGCCCTGCGGGGACGAGGGCGCCGAGCCGCCCGTCGAGGGAGACATCCATTACCAGCGCGGCGGAGGCGCGCCCCTGCCGCCCTCGGGCTCCAAGGACCAGGCTCTGGGGGCCGGTGGCGAGTTCGGGGGCCACGACAAACCCAAGATCACGGCGTGGGAGGCGGGCTGGAACGTGACCAACGCTATCCAG GGCATGTTCGTGCTGGGCCTGCCCTACGCCATCCTGCACGGCGGCTACCTAGGGTTGTTCCTCATCATCTTCGCCGCCGTGGTGTGCTGCTACACGGGCAAGATCCTCATCGCGTGCCTGTACGAGGAGAACGAGGACGGCGAGGTGGTGAGAGTGCGGGACTCGTACGTGGCCATCGCCAACGCGTGCTGCGCGCCGCGCTTCCCGACGCTGGGAGGCCGCGTGGTGAACGTGGCGCAGATCATCGAGCTGGTGATGACTTGCATCCTGTACGTGGTGGTCAGCGGCAACCTCATGTACAACAGCTTCCCGGGGCTGCCCGTGTCGCAGAAGTCCTGGGCCATTATCGCCACCGCCGTGCTGCTGCCCTGCGCCTTCCTTAAGAACCTCAAGGCGGTGTCCAAGTTCAGCCTGCTGTGCACTCTGGCCCACTTCGTCATCAACATCCTGGTCATCGCCTACTGCCTGTCACGGGCACGCGACTGGGCCTGGGAGAAGGTCAAGTTCTACATCGACGTCAAGAAGTTTCCCATCTCCATTGGCATCATCGTGTTCAGCTACACGTCCCAGATCTTCCTGCCTTCGCTGGAGGGCAACATGCAGCAGCCCAGCGAGTTCCACTGCATGATGAACTGGACTCACATCGCCGCCTGCGTGCTCAAGGGCCTCTTCGCGCTGGTCGCCTACCTCACCTGGGCCGATGAGACCAAGGAGGTCATCACGGATAACCTGCCCGGTTCCATCCGTGCCGTGGTCAACATCTTCCTGGTGGCCAAGGCGCTGTTGTCTTACCCGCTGCCCTTCTTCGCTGCTGTGGAGGTGCTGGAGAAGTCGCTCTTCCAGGAAGGCAGCCGCGCCTTCTTCCCGGCCTGCTACGGCGGCGACGGGCGCCTCAAATCGTGGGGGCTGACGCTGCGCTGTGCGCTGGTCGTCTTCACGCTGCTCATGGCCATCTACGTGCCGCACTTCGCGCTGCTCATGGGCCTCACCGGCAGTCTCACGGGCGCCGGCCTCTGCTTCCTGCTGCCCAGCCTCTTCCACCTGCGCCTGCTCTGGCGCAAGCTGCTGTGGCACCAAGTCTTCTTCGATGTCGCCATCTTCGTCATCGGTGGCATCTGCAGCGTGTCCGGCTTCGTGCACTCGCTTGAGGGCCTCATCGAGGCCTACCGAACCAACGCGGAGGACTAG